TCCTCTCCAAATATATAGGCTCTTCCTGAGCATTTGAATTAAGAAGCTTGCGGCTAAAACTAGTCATGAATCCTGTCCAGACTTCTATTTCCTTCGTGCCTGAGACACCTTGTACAGTAAATTGCTCACTGTTACTGACTTTTCAAGTGTCTCAAGCTTCTTTTCTTGGAACACTTTGTTTTGAGGAGTTTGTGTTTCTAATAAGGATAaacttatttttcatattttccccGATTCACTTATAGCTCTGCTGTGCAGCAGATTCAATTTCTCAGACATAGTTCCTACTCATTCATCTGAGTTTGCAAGATGCATAGTAATTATGTACCAAAGTGTTTCTTCCAGAATATATATTAGCTGTTTTGGGCAAAAGGCTTCAATACACCCTTTAATGCTCCCAAGAATTATGGTCTGCACTGTTAACTTTTAGTCTTTTTACCTCCGAGTTAGTCAGGGTGATGGGTCCTATACAATCGTAGTACAGTCTAGATGTACATTATTTTGCCTTGTTTGTCATCTTCTCCTTTAtacttcccccctcccactgcaGTGGGACTAGAGAAATCTGAGTGGCTTTCCATGCTAGTATCAAACTATGTGCCCCTTCCACTTAAAGTGACATTGTACTTTTCCCTgtacattttaatgaaaactgagcaGTTTTAATGCTCAGATAATCCTTCTGTCTATAAACAGGGTCCTCTGATTCAGCCTACTCTTAACAACTTTATTGTGAGTCTTACACTCACATGACTGCATGTGATATAATTAGACAGGCTTCTGACTTGTGAGATGTGGAAATAGGGACTGTGTAACACTTTGAAAACAGTGACAGATAATTTCTCTCTCATGAGTTCTCCGCTGAGTCTTGACTGATCCAATTAACAAAACATAACACATTGCTTCCAGTTCTTTGCATTATAAAGCACTTAAATATCTCACCCTTCAGAATATTGAAATATCATTTGCTAAACATATAAAATATCATTTGCTAAACATATAAAAAATTGGATCACCGTCTAGCAGTGATATGCTAGAAAAGacttgtagaaacccttctttaAATTTTGTTGCAAAATTATGAGGAAGATTAGGGATGGTTTCTGTGCTAGTGTTGGCTTCCATTCCCTCTTTGAATAATGGTAAACATTTCTCTCCCAGAGAAGACTTGGGTTGAAACTCAGAAACATTTGTTTGCCTTTAGAATAGACCTGACTTGTACTAGGTCtcatgtacttaaatttttttaaaaaaagatctagGAGAGGAGACACCAGTTGCTACAAAGTCACTCACACCATTGCAATTTACACAAGTGGAAGACTGTGCTGTATTATCAGTGTActcagtgtgtatatatacaaaCATTTAGAACCAGTGCACttaattgacatttgatttgtTCAGTGGTAGTGCCTTTCTCCTTGCTTATAGTTACAAgatcacatttttgtttaaatgagaaAACATCCGCATCTGAATCTGAACTTGCCAGAATGTTAGAACATTCCCAAAGGGATTCAGTTGCATTAGCGATACGTCTAAGCTGCAGATCAGCATCATGTTTTTTCTAAAGTTTCATATGAAGGTGTTTCAGGTCAGGTTCACGTTTAGGTACCTTGTGTTCAAAACTTGGAATTTTTCACAGCTCAAAAGAGCACTGTTTAATTTTTGAGATACCCTTAAGAAAGCTGTGTTAAGTATATATTCTGTTATCTTGCAATAACCACACAACAAATGTTGCAGTTAAACTAATGTAGAAAAAAATGTGCCACCTCAAGGCAAGGGATAGATGAGTGTTTTACACTATTATATATGTCTAATGGCTATTCTATTTTCCTACATAGTTATTACACTATAATTTTCACTCCCTAGTTATGATCTAAATATCTTAGATCATATTTAACTCATTACCTTGTAAACTGTTTTGAGATAgatacattaaataaaaaaaggtgCTCTATGACATTAGATTTTCTGTATAGtggtgacggggcaaggccagatggctataggaaagtagtgggagacagatatattagccgcaggctaaacaaatccctgttaccagggtaagcaaatggcagttgcttcaggtcaattaagacacctggggccaattaagatccttccagaaagcagggaagacagctaggttgattggaacaCCTGAAACCAATcaagggctggctgaaactagttaaaaacctcccagttagtcaggtgggggcacgtgtgtcaggagctgtaggaggaagccacgCTACTGGAGAAATAGAGCAGTACAAACCCTAtaaggcacaaggaaggaggccctgaggtaagggtgacgtagatattgaggaagtggggggctgctgtggggaggtgGTCCAGGGAATCATACTCATcctgtttccaaaaagtcagctaccaagaGCTGCTATTATCAGGGTCcccgggctggagcccggagtagaagGCAGGCCCGgggtcccccctcccctctctgacTAATCACTGAgcctgggagacaacagagactgtgcaagggaagaaagcttctcctcacctcccttgctggtttttcatgaaaatgactcagtaggctgtgacccttgcctctagagagagaagggctacatggagggtcacagggagcctctgaggctagcgtaaTCTGCTAGGAAGCgtgggacccactgagacaaggttgGAGCTTTGTCACAACCTGACATTTGTTGAAACAGAACTAAAGACCACTAATGGTGACtgataaacataatttgttgcATGTGTTCTGATGAGAACCTTACTGTATTTTTGTTAGTGTATAGTTTTTTCAGTCTTACAGCTGATCTGAAAAACAACCTCTACACTAAATTGTAATTCTACACTAACAATAGTAGTGCAAAGTTTCTCCCCCCTCACAATCCGAGGAACGCAAGCTGGTAATCCTTCCCTTTTATGTATGTTTGCTTGGGTCCTGAAAAATTTAGAAGAGAGCTGTTCTTCTGAGGTCAGTTTCAATATTTGGATCTGAATGTATGATGTCTGTAGGGCTTTTGGGTCAAACATTCCCCTTAGAGGTACACACTAAAGAAACCAAAGTAAGAGTCttgtaaaattaatattaaatttcCATAACAATACAGCAGAGCGACAGGTGACTGGTTGAATATTTGGCCTTAAAGTCCATCTGGAAGAAGAAAAGTAGAAGGGCTGCAACTCAGGCAGGGAGAACATCATGGAGATGCACTTTTGATATTTTAATGAATGGAGAACAGTTTTATGCCAAGAACAGTAGGACTGTTTACATAAGCAAGGCAAGCAGGAGTTGGCCCTTGGTATGCAGAAGCATTAAGTCGTATCTGAATGAGTATTTCCCTAAAAAGTGGTTGCTGTATGATTGAGCCAAAGCTATAATTTACCTTTTCAATATAAATTGAACAGAGTCATTATTCTCCTTGTAATATGCAACATTAACAGCTAGCCCCCTTAAAAATATAGggtaaatcctggctccattgcagTCAGTCAgtatgcccattgacttcagtagggtcagaAGGGCTCGCATAAATGCATTTTATCCTACCAATTCCCTGAGTAAAACTACActatactttcttttttttttcccctccagagtCTTCAATAAGCCTCTAGTGGAAACTCTTTCCAGCTCACATGGTAATTCTTTAAACTTCTTTACTGTTAATCCCACATTGGTGGGGGCCCATATGAACAGCTGTCACACAGTGTCTTACCGGGGACCTCAGCAGATGCCATTAGGAATCTACTGGACAAATGGAGATGGGGATTTTTTCAAGGTCAAAAATGAAACCACAGCTGACTCCTATCCTGCTACAGAAAGTAGTAGTGATGACACTCTCTCTGTGTCCAAATGGAATTTGAAGTTGCAAAACAGTAGTGTTGAGAACAGTCTTTTAACAGAGGAAGGTGATGTATCTGAGAGTGAAAAAGTGAATGATGTTTTACTTAGTTATTTCAAATATATGGATCTGAACTTAAGACCAGAAACCATAGAAAACATTGAAAAAGCTTCCTCTAAGCACCAAAATGAAGTGTTTCCATACCCTGATTTTCTCCCACCACCTTTCAATAACCTGGACTTACAAAAGTTGGCCTTATCAAAATGGGATGACTGGAAGGTAGTCTTTAATCCACCACCAGAAAGCTCTGTTGTGAAATTAATATCTCGTCTGTTGGAAATTGAAAGGATGCAGCACTTGACTATATTAAAAGAGAAGACAAGAGACCTGACAGTATCTTCCAGTATGATGCTTGGCAATCGACCTAGTTCCACAAAATCCATGCATCATTTGAAGCAGTCAAGACTGTCTGATCCTCTATGTTTTCAGACACCTTTTAATCGAGACTatcaagagaaaaataaatccaaCCATTCTGGCTGCTGCATGCATGACTGGAACAGCTCAAAATGCACTTGGGAGTACTGTCATAATTGCAAATGGAGTGCTGGAACATCCTCTGTTAGAAGTTCATCCACAAAGCAGCTTAGAGCATCTTGTGATGCCTTTAAAAGCTCTAAAATCCCCATCATTTTAAACTCTAACATGCTCTTGCGGAGGTCTTCCTCATGCTGTGTGGCGGCACCAAGAACTCAATCAACTGTAAAATTGACTTCCCCAAAGCTACTGCCATCAAGTACAGCTCTAACCAGTCCTTTCCCTGATAAGGacagtttaaaatataaacagcCAAGGACCAAAAAGAAACTCTATAGAAAAAATGTAGTAACGAGTAAGACTTCTCATTGCCAGAAGTTAAAATCTGTATCTGCAATGCCAAAGCAGAAGTACACACACACTGACAAACAGTAATTTCTTGAATTCATACTTCTCATTATGAGTGAATCCTGCTCAGCAATCTTATTTTAGGTTGATTGTTGTCAggttaaagtatttttaatggTATGAGACCGAAGTGATATGAAATAGCACTTGTGACAGTTGAATCCACTTGTATTGTAGAAAAATCAAGTTTTATCCCTCTGCCTGCTGACATCTTTTAGACCATTTGTGTAACTTTTAAAAGAATTGGAGCAATATAAGCATACCAGCAGATCATCCCGTTCCAGAGtgcaactatttttttaaatgtttataaaagTAATATCTATAAAGTATAGTTATATTATACTAGCACCCAGAAAATCCCACTCAGCATCAGTGCTCCCCTATGCGCTACGTGCTGTACTAATACATGGGAAGATAACGGTGTCAGCCACAGAGAATTCACAATTTAAGTGCAATatgaagggtgggaggagagagagaaaaatacaatttctatatatttgtcattttttttcctgatacaTAGATTAAGGACCAATGGTCTGATTATACACATGGGAAAATACTAAAGCAAAATGAATGTAGTACATTTCTATCACTTTTTTCCTcaaacaaggaaattaaataGAACAGCTAAATTGATGAAGTTTTCTGTACATGCCTAGAAATCAAGAAATTCAGATTTATGATTCCTATTGCAACCATAGTTGTCCTTGTGTATGAGACCCTCCCGTCCCCCACAAAACCTATGTTATCTGATACTCTGGTGGAACAGACTAGAAATTCTGTAGCAGTTccatttaaaattctattttaattGAAGTCCATACACTATTCCCAATGTTACTTATTCAAATATTAAATTTGATTTTATACTACCCTTACATGTTCAGTATGTGTCACAGATTTTGGTATGGACAAGTAATTGAACTATAAAAGTTGTCAGAGGGGTAAACTGGAGGTTTTTGGCACATGAAAAGGTGGAGGGTTGTTACCATATTAGCTAAATATttttgctaaaatgatcagcagtgaaatggtTATCATTGTTGACATTTCAAATACCTTTAGGTTTCAGGGTTACCTGTCCTCAGCACCTCTCAGCATTAACTGAGGAAGATGGCAGGACATCAGTTTACAGTCTTCTTCACATATTCAAGAATAATTTTCTTGATGCAAGCCAGAAACAATTGTTTTAAAACCCTGAAATTTTAGCTACTGGAGCTCATTTGTACAAGGGCTGGATATTATATTCATAGAATACAATGTAACATGGCCCGTAATGCAATACGTTCCTATAAGTGCTTCTCGTCAGAGCAACTTACACACAATTACATCTCAACATCCTGGAGTTTAAGGTAAACAGTAGtacaggaggggaaggaaggcaaTGGTTGCCATTTGAACACCCTGATTTTAGTTGCTTATCACTTTTCAACTCTTTCATCTTTGGGGCTGAAAGAGGCAGGGACATAGTACTGAGTTGGAGTCATGTATCAGCAGTCTCTGCGGGCAGGGCTCTTGTGGAACCCTGGGGAGAAACTAAAGCTTCTCCCCACCCTGTAGAAATATGAAGGGAGTGCATTGTCAAGGGAGAATAGCTTGAGTGAATCTGGCTTATGATCTAACCAATTCTTATTCTGATGAGAGTTCTTGGGAGCAATTGGCTGTTCCTCCTCCCCCGACACACACCGATTGCTAGATCTTATGGTTGTGAGAGGGCCTGTGTAAATCACCCACTCTCACTGGTGGGTTGGGTAGGATAATTAAGACCCCTGTATTCAAGAACTTGAGGACTTTTCAGTCACCAACAACTTTAACATTCATTCTTGCACCACAAACTGATTGAGACCTACTCAGCCAGGCCTGTGCAGAAGACCATTTTGAAGTGATTAGCATTCACTGAAGTTACAATTATACACTTTAATGAGAAGATTTTTCTCAAACTTCACCATGGAATCAAATGGGTCTGTTCTCTAGGACCTACAGAGTATTCGTTTTTCATACTAGATACACAATTAAAAATCCCAAGTACAGATGAATCCAGTTGTAAGAACACTCTCTGCATGTTCTCCTGGCTCATTGCCGTACAACTTGTCCCAAAACAGATTTCTGGTTTAATGCACACTTTAAATAGGAAGTTTTCTAAAAGTATTTAGGGGCCTGATCTTGACAACTACCGAGCACCTGTAACTCCCAGACAGTGACTGCACTTGCAAAAAATAGGATGCATAATATGCCAGcagtgcagctccaccagtggAAACTATATTGTAGAGAGGGCTTTCAGATCTCTATCACCATGCTACTTAACTAACCCACTGGTGAGCTTTGAAGTCCAAAAACAGGACCAATGATCGATGGAGAGCCAGAGTAGTGACCAGAGCGCTGTGCACTTGTCAGCTCAGCTGCTTTCTGTATCACTTGGAGTTTCCTTAGGTCCCAATTCAAGGAAACATCCTTCGTAAAGGACACCATTTAAGGTGTGTTTAAGATGCAATGAAGACACTATGTGCTTAAATGTTATCCTGAACAACAGTGGTAATAATCACATGCTTAAGAGCGCCAATGAATTGGGATCCTAGAATCTTAGAATCTAGACCCTCCAAATGGTCCTAAACCTTCTTTTCCATACTTTCCACGCTGGATTTCTCAAAGCAGCTC
Above is a window of Caretta caretta isolate rCarCar2 chromosome 2, rCarCar1.hap1, whole genome shotgun sequence DNA encoding:
- the FAM217A gene encoding protein FAM217A, with translation MDRPGSGAGVAATQSPGSFRGFGRRSWRCSAVDGGDFTGGIYGTSLSSDSRQNIHTSDLEHDVHLPENKYYLSGDKTGTGGVLSSKLHKDAYKTAVEQLADLSLSKNTTRRTQLSQNNSKEGMFHSWKYTHDQSNTTVNRVFNKPLVETLSSSHGNSLNFFTVNPTLVGAHMNSCHTVSYRGPQQMPLGIYWTNGDGDFFKVKNETTADSYPATESSSDDTLSVSKWNLKLQNSSVENSLLTEEGDVSESEKVNDVLLSYFKYMDLNLRPETIENIEKASSKHQNEVFPYPDFLPPPFNNLDLQKLALSKWDDWKVVFNPPPESSVVKLISRLLEIERMQHLTILKEKTRDLTVSSSMMLGNRPSSTKSMHHLKQSRLSDPLCFQTPFNRDYQEKNKSNHSGCCMHDWNSSKCTWEYCHNCKWSAGTSSVRSSSTKQLRASCDAFKSSKIPIILNSNMLLRRSSSCCVAAPRTQSTVKLTSPKLLPSSTALTSPFPDKDSLKYKQPRTKKKLYRKNVVTSKTSHCQKLKSVSAMPKQKYTHTDKQ